The following are encoded together in the Echinicola jeungdonensis genome:
- a CDS encoding class I fructose-bisphosphate aldolase, producing the protein MDKIKTYLKDQEEYLLGHTCKSIDKSRLTLPGPEYLEKVFVNSDRNLQVLNSLSRLYNSGNLAGTGYLSILPVDQGIEHSAGSAFGPNPDYFDPENIVELALEAGCNGVASTFGVLGLTARKYAHKIPYIVKINHNELLTYPNKFDQVLFGTVKEAWNLGACAVGATIYFGSEESIRQLKEIAEVFVYAHELGMATILWCYMRNSAFKTKEQDFHTAADLTGQANHLGVTIQADIIKQKLPNTNGGFTALHFGKTSKEMYEDLSSPHPIDLCRFQVANCYMGKVGLINSGGASSGQSDFEEVIKTAVINKRAGGSGLICGRKAFQRPRKEGVELLHLIQAVYNNESITIA; encoded by the coding sequence ATGGACAAAATCAAAACATACTTAAAGGACCAAGAGGAATATTTACTAGGGCATACCTGTAAATCCATAGACAAATCCCGGCTGACCCTACCTGGGCCAGAATATCTTGAAAAGGTATTTGTCAACAGTGATCGCAACCTTCAGGTCCTTAATTCACTTTCGAGGCTATACAATTCAGGCAACCTGGCCGGCACAGGTTATTTATCCATCCTCCCTGTCGATCAGGGGATAGAACATTCTGCGGGGAGCGCCTTTGGCCCTAACCCAGACTATTTTGATCCGGAAAACATTGTGGAACTTGCCTTAGAAGCCGGTTGCAATGGGGTGGCTTCCACCTTCGGTGTATTAGGGCTGACAGCACGCAAGTATGCCCACAAAATCCCTTATATCGTTAAGATCAATCACAATGAACTGTTGACCTACCCCAATAAATTCGACCAAGTATTGTTTGGGACGGTAAAAGAAGCCTGGAACTTGGGAGCTTGTGCTGTTGGGGCTACGATCTATTTTGGATCAGAGGAATCCATCCGGCAACTGAAAGAAATCGCCGAAGTGTTTGTTTATGCCCATGAATTAGGAATGGCTACCATTCTATGGTGCTATATGCGCAATTCAGCATTTAAAACAAAAGAACAAGATTTTCACACCGCTGCTGACCTTACCGGCCAGGCCAATCACCTTGGAGTTACCATACAGGCTGATATCATAAAACAAAAACTACCCAATACCAATGGTGGTTTTACTGCACTTCATTTTGGGAAGACCTCCAAAGAAATGTATGAAGACCTCAGTTCTCCCCATCCCATAGATTTGTGTCGTTTCCAGGTTGCCAACTGTTATATGGGAAAGGTCGGGCTGATCAATTCCGGGGGAGCCTCATCCGGCCAATCGGATTTTGAAGAAGTCATCAAAACAGCTGTTATCAACAAAAGGGCCGGTGGCAGTGGATTGATCTGTGGAAGAAAAGCATTTCAAAGACCGAGGAAAGAGGGTGTTGAACTTCTGCACTTGATACAGGCTGTTTATAACAATGAATCCATTACGATTGCATAA
- the rpmI gene encoding 50S ribosomal protein L35, translating into MPKVKTKSSAKKRFKLTGSGKIRRKHAYKSHILTKKATKRKRNLTKMGEVHQSDEGRVKDMLRI; encoded by the coding sequence ATGCCTAAAGTAAAAACTAAATCAAGTGCGAAGAAAAGATTCAAATTAACTGGATCTGGAAAAATCAGAAGGAAACATGCTTACAAAAGCCACATCCTGACCAAGAAAGCTACCAAAAGGAAGAGAAATCTTACCAAAATGGGAGAGGTTCATCAGTCAGATGAAGGAAGAGTAAAAGACATGTTGAGAATTTGA
- a CDS encoding START-like domain-containing protein, whose amino-acid sequence MVKNKFVADYQMNTSRSVVFPYLSTASGLSEWFADDVTIDDDKVFDFIYEGVDHYAKIVALRSNHSVKFEFFDPKHPEESDRSYVEFRIEENELTQTLFIKVIEYSDTFDDDAQETIWEGLINNLKEIIGG is encoded by the coding sequence ATGGTAAAGAATAAATTTGTAGCTGACTATCAGATGAATACTTCCAGGTCCGTTGTTTTCCCTTATTTGAGTACTGCAAGTGGGTTGTCGGAATGGTTTGCAGATGATGTCACAATCGATGATGATAAGGTCTTCGACTTTATTTATGAAGGTGTAGACCATTATGCAAAGATCGTTGCCCTAAGGTCAAACCACAGTGTGAAATTTGAGTTTTTTGACCCTAAACATCCGGAGGAATCTGACCGGTCATATGTGGAGTTTAGAATAGAAGAAAACGAATTGACACAAACGCTGTTTATTAAAGTGATCGAGTACAGTGACACTTTTGATGATGATGCACAGGAAACCATTTGGGAAGGATTGATCAACAACCTAAAAGAAATAATTGGAGGATAA
- the thrS gene encoding threonine--tRNA ligase — translation MSDQLINITLPDGAVKQFEKGTTGLQIALSISEGLARNVLATKVNGEVWDATRPINQDAEVQLLTWNDKEGKSTFWHSSAHLLAEALEALYPGVKFGIGPSIENGFYYDVDFGDKTVDGSELEKVEAKMIELARQKNEYNRKEISKKDAVNYFQKKGDEYKLELIDGLNDGEITFYQQGNFVDLCRGPHVPNTGFIKAVKLLNIAGAYWRGDENNKMLTRIYGVSFPKAKELKEHLQMLEEAKKRDHRKLGRELELFTFSEKVGMGLPLWLPKGALLRERLVSFLKKAQDKSGYQQVVTPHIGHKALYETSGHYEKYGKDSFQPIATPHEGEEFLLKPMNCPHHCEIYKHKPRSYKDLPIRYAEFGTVYRYEQSGELHGLTRVRGFTQDDAHIFCRPDQVKDEFVKVIDLVLYVFKALGFEDYTAQISLRDPETKEKYIGGDEAWNKAEAAIIEAAEEKGLETVTELGEAAFYGPKLDFMVKDALGRSWQLGTIQVDYQLPDRFQLEYVGSDNQKHRPVMIHRAPFGSLERFVAVLIEHCAGNFPLWLSPEQINILPISEKFIDYANKVHQLLEENDIVGNIDNRDEKIGRKIRDAEVKKVPFMLIVGEKEEQEGKVSIRKHGEGDLGSFTPEEFVKYFKNIISESLNK, via the coding sequence ATGTCTGACCAATTGATTAACATCACTTTGCCTGACGGGGCAGTGAAGCAATTTGAAAAAGGGACTACAGGGCTTCAAATCGCGCTTAGTATTAGCGAGGGCTTAGCCAGAAATGTTCTTGCAACTAAGGTAAATGGAGAAGTTTGGGATGCTACCCGTCCTATAAATCAGGATGCAGAAGTGCAATTGTTGACCTGGAATGATAAAGAGGGAAAATCCACTTTTTGGCATTCATCTGCCCACTTGTTAGCAGAAGCATTGGAAGCTTTATATCCAGGTGTGAAATTTGGCATCGGGCCATCTATAGAAAATGGCTTTTATTATGATGTGGATTTCGGTGATAAAACCGTTGATGGAAGCGAGCTGGAAAAAGTGGAAGCCAAGATGATTGAGTTGGCTCGTCAAAAAAATGAATACAACCGAAAGGAAATTTCCAAAAAAGATGCTGTAAATTATTTCCAGAAAAAAGGAGATGAATACAAATTGGAATTAATTGATGGTTTAAATGATGGAGAGATTACCTTTTATCAACAAGGTAATTTTGTAGATCTTTGCCGGGGGCCTCATGTTCCTAACACAGGCTTCATTAAAGCTGTGAAATTACTGAATATTGCCGGTGCCTATTGGAGAGGGGATGAAAACAATAAAATGTTGACCCGAATTTATGGGGTTTCATTTCCAAAAGCTAAAGAACTCAAGGAACACCTTCAAATGTTGGAGGAGGCCAAAAAAAGGGATCACCGGAAATTAGGTCGTGAACTGGAGCTTTTTACTTTTTCGGAAAAAGTAGGCATGGGTCTGCCACTATGGCTACCCAAAGGGGCCCTGTTAAGGGAAAGGTTGGTGAGTTTTCTTAAGAAAGCCCAGGATAAATCGGGGTATCAGCAAGTGGTTACTCCGCATATTGGTCATAAAGCACTTTATGAAACTTCAGGGCATTACGAAAAATATGGAAAGGACTCCTTTCAACCTATAGCTACTCCTCATGAGGGGGAGGAATTTCTTCTGAAACCTATGAATTGCCCCCACCATTGTGAGATATATAAGCATAAACCCAGGTCTTACAAAGATCTCCCTATCCGCTACGCTGAGTTTGGTACAGTTTACCGTTATGAACAAAGTGGGGAATTGCATGGATTGACCAGGGTAAGAGGGTTTACCCAAGATGATGCACATATTTTCTGTCGCCCAGATCAGGTCAAAGATGAATTTGTTAAAGTTATTGACCTGGTTTTGTATGTATTTAAGGCTTTGGGCTTTGAGGATTATACCGCTCAAATTTCGTTAAGAGACCCCGAAACCAAAGAAAAATATATAGGCGGCGATGAGGCTTGGAATAAGGCAGAAGCCGCCATTATTGAAGCTGCTGAAGAAAAAGGATTGGAGACTGTTACCGAGTTGGGAGAAGCTGCTTTTTATGGTCCAAAACTGGACTTTATGGTCAAGGATGCATTGGGTAGAAGTTGGCAGCTGGGAACTATCCAGGTGGATTATCAGTTGCCTGACCGTTTCCAATTGGAATATGTTGGGTCTGACAATCAAAAGCACCGTCCAGTAATGATTCACAGAGCCCCATTTGGTTCTTTGGAACGTTTTGTTGCGGTGTTGATCGAGCATTGTGCGGGTAACTTCCCGTTATGGTTATCCCCAGAGCAAATTAATATTTTGCCAATTTCTGAGAAGTTCATAGATTACGCCAATAAGGTTCACCAGTTACTGGAAGAAAATGATATTGTGGGGAACATTGATAACCGGGATGAAAAAATCGGAAGGAAAATCAGGGATGCTGAAGTTAAGAAAGTTCCATTTATGTTGATCGTAGGGGAGAAGGAAGAACAAGAAGGAAAAGTTTCCATACGGAAGCATGGGGAAGGAGATCTGGGAAGTTTTACTCCGGAAGAATTTGTCAAGTACTTCAAAAATATTATTTCGGAATCGCTTAATAAATAA
- the rplT gene encoding 50S ribosomal protein L20 yields the protein MPRSVNAVASRARRKKVLKATRGYFGRGSNVWTVAKNKYEKGLTYAYRDRKAKKREFRKLWIQRINAGARQYDISYSQFMGLLKKADIALNRKVLADLAMNHPEAFKAVVEKVK from the coding sequence ATGCCAAGATCAGTAAACGCAGTAGCGTCAAGAGCAAGAAGAAAAAAAGTACTTAAAGCCACCAGAGGTTACTTTGGAAGAGGCAGCAATGTTTGGACCGTAGCTAAAAACAAATACGAAAAAGGTTTAACTTACGCCTATAGAGACCGTAAGGCCAAGAAAAGAGAATTCAGAAAACTTTGGATTCAACGTATCAATGCCGGTGCCAGACAATATGATATTTCATATTCACAATTCATGGGTCTTCTTAAGAAGGCTGATATCGCCCTTAACAGAAAAGTTTTGGCCGATCTTGCCATGAATCATCCAGAGGCATTCAAAGCTGTTGTTGAAAAAGTTAAGTAA
- a CDS encoding DNA gyrase/topoisomerase IV subunit A, with amino-acid sequence MSDLENNNSENKDDALHDSLAVTGMYQNWFLDYASYVILERAVPAIDDGFKPVQRRILHAMKEMDDGRFNKVANIIGQTMQYHPHGDASISDAIVHLGQKDILIETQGNWGDIRTGDGAAAARYIEARPSKFAQEVVFNPQTTEWQLSYDGRKKEPVTLPVKFPLLLAQGVEGIAVGLSTKILPHNFCELIEGSIEILKGGSINLVPDFPTGGLADFSEYNEGLRGGKIKVRARIEEGDGKSLLIKDIPFGTTTNSLIDSIIKANDKGKIKIKKVVDNTAKDVEIQVYLASGQSPDMTIDALYAFTDCEVSISPNACVIIGEKPVFLSVNDILKYNTKQTKALLKRELEIKRGELMEKLLFSSLEKIFIENRIYRDIEECETWEDVLSNIDRGLDPFKPNFYREIIEDDIIRLTEIKIKRISKFDTFKADELMRKLEEELKEVNHNLKHLTEFAINYYQKLLDKYGKGRERKTEIRAFDTIQATTVAANNAKLYVNRKDGFIGYGLKKDELVCDCSDLDDIIAFKRDGTCVVTKIQDKVFVGKDIVHVGVFRKGDERMVYNLIYLDGKSGRAMVKRFQILSVTRDREYLLTKGTKGSKILYFSANPNGEAEIVTVYLTQGCKARVKVFDFDFKEIDIKGRGAGGNILTKYPVRKIQLKMEGVSTLGGLDIYYDESIGRLNTDERGKLIGNFLGNDKIIAFYKDGSYEVTSYELTNRYEPSELMWIEKFDPQKAISAIYFDGASKQFYIKRFMIETSTANKKFNFISDHKKSYLKIISTDSQPQVNVKIQKGKEVEEVQYDLDMLIDVKGWKSVGNKVSNHPIKDITLLTPPKQEPAPNKPQKEGANDELEVGSKIDLNVDEDEEDERDQLGLF; translated from the coding sequence ATGAGTGATTTAGAAAATAATAATTCAGAAAACAAAGACGATGCATTGCATGATTCCCTTGCGGTAACTGGGATGTACCAAAATTGGTTTTTGGATTATGCCTCTTACGTGATATTGGAGCGGGCGGTACCGGCCATTGATGATGGATTTAAACCCGTACAAAGGAGGATTCTTCATGCCATGAAAGAGATGGATGATGGTAGGTTCAACAAGGTGGCCAATATTATTGGTCAAACCATGCAATACCATCCCCACGGAGATGCCTCAATTAGTGATGCAATTGTTCATTTGGGACAAAAAGATATCCTGATAGAAACCCAGGGAAATTGGGGGGATATTCGAACAGGGGATGGGGCAGCGGCTGCCCGGTACATAGAGGCAAGGCCTTCCAAGTTTGCACAGGAGGTGGTCTTCAATCCTCAAACTACTGAATGGCAATTGTCCTATGATGGGCGAAAAAAAGAACCGGTCACTTTGCCAGTAAAATTTCCATTGCTATTGGCACAGGGGGTTGAAGGAATTGCCGTAGGGCTTTCCACTAAAATCCTACCACACAATTTCTGTGAATTGATAGAAGGATCCATTGAAATTCTAAAAGGAGGATCTATCAACCTGGTACCTGATTTTCCAACAGGTGGATTGGCAGACTTTTCGGAGTATAATGAAGGTCTCAGGGGAGGTAAAATAAAAGTTAGGGCAAGAATTGAAGAAGGAGATGGTAAATCCCTTTTGATTAAAGACATTCCATTCGGAACTACCACAAACTCATTGATTGATTCGATCATTAAAGCCAATGATAAAGGCAAGATCAAAATTAAAAAAGTAGTGGACAATACCGCAAAGGATGTTGAGATCCAGGTGTATTTAGCATCGGGACAATCCCCGGATATGACCATCGATGCCCTTTATGCTTTTACTGATTGTGAAGTTTCCATTTCTCCCAATGCTTGTGTCATCATTGGCGAAAAACCTGTTTTCCTCAGTGTTAATGATATTCTGAAGTATAATACCAAGCAAACCAAAGCCCTGCTAAAAAGGGAATTGGAAATCAAAAGAGGAGAATTGATGGAAAAGCTTCTTTTTTCCTCTCTTGAAAAAATATTTATTGAAAACAGGATTTACAGGGATATTGAGGAATGTGAAACTTGGGAAGATGTATTGAGTAACATTGACAGAGGATTGGATCCCTTTAAGCCTAATTTTTACAGGGAAATTATCGAAGATGATATAATCCGTCTTACTGAAATAAAAATCAAAAGGATTTCCAAGTTTGATACCTTTAAGGCAGATGAATTGATGCGGAAATTGGAAGAGGAGCTGAAGGAAGTCAACCATAACCTGAAGCATCTTACGGAATTTGCCATCAATTATTACCAGAAATTGCTGGATAAGTATGGAAAAGGCAGGGAAAGAAAAACTGAAATCAGAGCATTTGATACCATACAGGCAACTACTGTAGCCGCCAATAATGCCAAACTTTACGTCAACAGAAAAGATGGTTTTATCGGTTATGGACTGAAAAAGGATGAACTGGTTTGTGATTGTTCAGACCTTGATGATATTATTGCCTTTAAAAGGGACGGTACCTGTGTTGTAACCAAAATCCAGGATAAGGTCTTTGTTGGAAAAGATATCGTTCATGTGGGTGTCTTTAGGAAAGGGGATGAACGCATGGTTTACAATTTGATTTACCTGGATGGTAAATCCGGTAGGGCCATGGTCAAGCGATTCCAGATTCTCAGTGTCACGAGGGACAGGGAATATTTACTTACTAAAGGAACCAAAGGCTCCAAAATCCTTTATTTTTCCGCCAACCCCAATGGAGAAGCAGAAATTGTAACTGTTTACCTCACTCAAGGCTGTAAAGCCAGGGTTAAAGTTTTTGATTTTGATTTCAAAGAAATCGATATTAAAGGCAGGGGTGCCGGAGGAAATATCCTTACAAAATATCCCGTTAGAAAAATCCAATTGAAAATGGAAGGGGTCTCTACCCTTGGAGGGCTGGATATTTATTATGATGAATCTATTGGGCGTTTAAATACCGATGAGAGAGGAAAATTAATTGGTAATTTTCTGGGAAATGATAAAATTATTGCATTCTATAAAGATGGTAGTTATGAAGTGACTTCCTATGAGTTGACCAATCGTTATGAACCCTCTGAGTTGATGTGGATAGAAAAGTTTGATCCTCAAAAAGCCATTTCGGCCATTTACTTTGACGGGGCCAGCAAGCAGTTTTATATCAAGCGGTTTATGATCGAAACTTCTACTGCGAATAAGAAATTCAACTTCATTTCGGACCATAAAAAGTCATATCTAAAAATTATTTCCACCGATTCACAACCACAAGTCAATGTGAAAATTCAAAAAGGTAAGGAGGTAGAGGAAGTTCAATATGATCTGGATATGCTTATTGATGTAAAAGGATGGAAATCAGTAGGTAATAAAGTTTCCAACCACCCCATTAAGGATATTACATTATTAACCCCGCCAAAACAAGAACCAGCACCCAATAAACCTCAAAAGGAAGGGGCAAATGACGAATTGGAGGTTGGGTCTAAAATCGACCTAAATGTCGATGAGGATGAGGAGGACGAAAGGGATCAATTGGGGTTATTTTAA
- a CDS encoding TrmH family RNA methyltransferase: MSGEKPDKHLINYLAGYVTDNKKARMEEVLAQRTRYFTLVLEDIYKPHNASAVIRTCDCFGVQDIHIIEKSTSYKINPYVTRGAAQWVKIHKYEERVDSNAVDNCFGQLRDQGYRIYATSPFQGSISLDDLEPDSKTALVFGNEHAGVSEEVIEKSDGLVNIPMTGFTESFNISVSASIFLYDLQQKIRKHIPNDYFLSEEEKEELRLEWYKGVVKNVDIHLRNFYKEV, translated from the coding sequence ATGAGCGGGGAAAAACCTGATAAACACCTGATCAATTATTTGGCAGGTTATGTGACAGACAATAAAAAAGCCAGGATGGAGGAAGTCCTGGCTCAAAGAACCCGTTATTTTACATTGGTTTTGGAGGATATTTATAAACCTCATAATGCCAGTGCGGTAATCAGAACCTGTGATTGTTTTGGCGTTCAGGATATTCATATCATTGAAAAATCCACCTCTTATAAAATCAACCCATATGTTACGCGTGGGGCAGCTCAATGGGTGAAAATCCATAAGTATGAAGAAAGGGTAGATTCCAATGCGGTGGATAACTGTTTTGGACAGCTTAGGGATCAAGGTTATAGGATTTATGCCACCTCACCGTTTCAGGGAAGTATATCCTTAGATGATTTAGAACCAGATTCAAAAACGGCTTTGGTATTTGGCAATGAACATGCCGGGGTAAGTGAAGAGGTAATTGAAAAAAGTGATGGACTTGTAAATATCCCCATGACCGGCTTTACCGAAAGTTTCAATATTTCAGTTAGTGCTTCCATATTTTTATATGACCTTCAACAAAAAATCCGGAAACACATTCCAAACGATTATTTCTTGTCGGAAGAGGAAAAAGAGGAATTAAGGCTGGAATGGTATAAAGGGGTGGTGAAAAATGTGGATATCCACTTACGGAATTTTTACAAAGAAGTATAA
- a CDS encoding PPK2 family polyphosphate kinase yields MSALKDISTLPPKQAKRGKCKNGLMAFHKRLFELQNVFYADGRYGLLIILQGMDTSGKDGTIRHVMTCMNPMGLRVQSFKKPTEDEQNHDFLWRVYPHIPPKSIIQVFNRSYYEDIIIPVVNQSQPKDLIMHRLNLINEIEQHLVENDIHILKSFLHISHSKQQERIKERLSMLHKRWKYSKDDETAAKKWDAYLRIYDTLIVDCNYVPWHIIPADKRWYRNYSVAKTIIEYLEKLNLKYPNK; encoded by the coding sequence ATGAGTGCATTGAAGGACATCTCAACTTTGCCTCCAAAACAGGCAAAAAGGGGTAAATGCAAGAATGGACTTATGGCATTTCATAAGCGATTATTTGAGTTGCAGAATGTTTTCTATGCAGATGGACGTTATGGATTACTTATCATTCTGCAGGGCATGGATACTTCTGGAAAAGATGGTACGATCAGGCATGTGATGACCTGCATGAACCCGATGGGACTTAGGGTACAATCATTCAAAAAGCCTACCGAAGATGAACAGAACCATGACTTTTTATGGAGGGTATATCCACACATACCACCCAAAAGTATAATTCAGGTCTTTAATCGTTCCTACTATGAAGATATTATTATTCCAGTGGTAAACCAATCCCAGCCAAAAGACCTGATAATGCATCGCCTAAATCTGATCAACGAAATTGAACAACACCTTGTTGAGAATGATATTCATATACTAAAATCCTTCCTACATATTTCCCACAGCAAACAACAAGAAAGAATTAAAGAAAGATTATCCATGCTGCACAAACGATGGAAATACAGTAAGGATGATGAAACAGCTGCAAAAAAATGGGATGCCTACCTAAGGATCTATGACACACTCATTGTGGATTGTAACTATGTTCCCTGGCATATAATTCCAGCGGACAAACGATGGTACCGTAATTATTCTGTTGCAAAAACGATCATAGAATATTTAGAAAAATTAAATCTAAAATACCCCAACAAATAA
- a CDS encoding LptF/LptG family permease produces the protein MKKLDKLILGSFLGPFLLTFIVVDFILLTVNMLKYFDEIFGKGLGFGVYMELIAYFVVSISPMALPLAVLLSSLMTFGNLGEHFELTAIKSSGISLLRALMPIGVFVLILSGFAFLSNNYLVPRVNLKTFSLLYDIRMKSPALDIKEGVFYNGIPNYSIKVNKKLDDVRLKDIIIYDHTAGQGNINVILADSGRMEPFFNDRYMKLTLFNGYSYSEEKRQRGIRNEPVNFWRTKFDKNEMVFSLDAFQMKRTPENLWSSNRSIKNISEIKVDLDSMSKELTNYAYYNYASTSSSFSFFTRDDKLEPPQDLKKQKAKIDSIKSEKWRRKMEKDRQKNLAKNQTTSNQSNSSKDTVKSTPNLEEDTISGSIKNVKDTVENNLNLAENASKDTLMGKDSLLQSEVVTNKKPSVKDTLSEDNLSKDSLPNPKADTAEQDSPAKAFGKMVAKDKEKDEPAFKSFSSIQKAKVDSIIKKGGYERRGASIALNSARTLKNNFSQNQVKIEDMARKHRRFQISWYQKYTQAFACIVMFMIGAPLGAIIKKGGLGMPVLFSIIFFILYYMLTITGEKWAKEGLADPLFGTWFSNLALIPFGIFFLRQARKDARLFDPDMYKTAFGKLKNKLKRRRN, from the coding sequence ATGAAAAAATTAGATAAATTGATTCTAGGGTCTTTTTTAGGCCCATTTTTATTAACCTTCATCGTAGTGGATTTTATTCTACTTACGGTGAATATGTTAAAATACTTCGATGAAATCTTTGGGAAAGGCTTAGGATTCGGAGTGTATATGGAACTTATAGCCTATTTTGTGGTATCCATTTCTCCAATGGCCTTGCCTTTGGCTGTATTGCTTTCCTCACTGATGACTTTTGGCAATTTAGGGGAACATTTTGAACTTACGGCTATCAAAAGTAGTGGGATATCTTTATTGAGGGCTTTGATGCCTATTGGAGTGTTTGTCCTTATTTTATCAGGTTTTGCTTTTCTTTCCAACAACTACCTTGTTCCCAGGGTTAACCTCAAAACATTTAGTCTTCTTTATGATATTAGGATGAAATCTCCGGCATTGGATATTAAAGAAGGTGTTTTTTACAATGGAATTCCAAATTATAGCATTAAGGTAAATAAGAAATTGGATGATGTAAGGTTAAAGGATATCATCATTTATGACCATACGGCTGGCCAGGGAAATATCAATGTTATTTTGGCGGATTCAGGAAGAATGGAGCCGTTTTTTAATGACCGCTATATGAAATTGACCCTGTTTAATGGTTATAGCTATTCTGAAGAAAAAAGACAAAGGGGAATTCGAAATGAACCAGTAAATTTTTGGCGTACAAAGTTTGATAAAAACGAAATGGTTTTCAGTTTGGATGCATTTCAAATGAAACGTACTCCTGAGAACCTATGGTCTTCTAATAGGTCCATCAAAAACATTAGTGAAATTAAAGTTGATTTGGATTCAATGTCCAAAGAACTCACTAATTACGCCTATTATAATTATGCCAGTACTTCATCTTCCTTCTCATTCTTTACCAGGGATGACAAGTTGGAACCACCTCAAGATTTGAAAAAGCAAAAGGCTAAGATTGATTCCATTAAATCTGAAAAATGGAGGAGGAAGATGGAAAAAGATCGACAGAAAAATTTGGCCAAAAACCAAACCACATCAAATCAATCAAATAGTTCAAAGGACACTGTCAAATCTACTCCCAACTTGGAGGAGGACACCATTTCAGGTTCAATTAAGAATGTCAAAGACACAGTGGAAAATAATTTGAACTTGGCTGAAAATGCTAGTAAGGATACTTTGATGGGCAAAGATAGTTTGCTGCAAAGTGAGGTTGTTACTAATAAGAAACCCTCCGTGAAGGATACTTTGTCGGAGGATAATTTAAGTAAAGATTCCCTTCCCAATCCTAAAGCGGATACCGCAGAACAGGATTCTCCAGCAAAAGCATTTGGGAAAATGGTGGCCAAGGATAAGGAAAAGGATGAACCTGCATTTAAAAGCTTTTCTTCCATACAAAAAGCAAAGGTAGATTCAATAATAAAAAAAGGGGGGTATGAAAGGAGAGGTGCTTCTATTGCTTTAAATAGTGCCAGGACTTTGAAAAACAATTTCTCCCAAAATCAGGTTAAAATTGAAGATATGGCTAGAAAACACCGTAGGTTTCAAATATCCTGGTATCAAAAATACACACAGGCATTTGCCTGTATCGTCATGTTTATGATCGGGGCTCCCTTAGGGGCAATTATAAAAAAAGGTGGTTTGGGAATGCCGGTTCTCTTTTCCATTATCTTTTTTATTCTGTATTACATGTTGACTATTACAGGAGAAAAATGGGCTAAGGAAGGACTTGCAGACCCATTATTTGGAACATGGTTTTCCAATTTGGCATTAATTCCATTTGGAATATTCTTTTTACGACAAGCTAGGAAAGATGCCAGGTTATTTGATCCAGACATGTACAAAACTGCCTTTGGAAAATTGAAAAATAAATTGAAAAGGAGGCGAAATTAA
- the infC gene encoding translation initiation factor IF-3 yields MRGRKPFRPRQEEPYKVNSKIRAKEVRLVGDYAEGGNEIMATDKAIKMADAHDLDLVEISPNANPPVCKVIDYAKFKYEQKKKQKEIKANAAKTVLKEIRFGPNTDDHDFNFKLNHAKNFLKDGAKVKAYVHFVGRSIVFKERGEMLLLKFAQALEELGQVEQLPKMEGKRMNMFIAPKTSKK; encoded by the coding sequence TTGAGAGGAAGAAAACCGTTTAGACCGAGACAAGAAGAACCTTACAAAGTTAACTCCAAAATCAGGGCCAAGGAGGTCAGGTTAGTTGGGGATTATGCCGAGGGTGGCAATGAAATCATGGCTACTGATAAAGCCATTAAGATGGCCGATGCGCATGATCTTGATCTCGTTGAAATTTCTCCAAACGCCAATCCACCTGTATGTAAGGTGATCGATTATGCGAAGTTTAAATATGAACAGAAGAAAAAGCAAAAGGAAATAAAAGCCAATGCTGCTAAAACTGTTCTCAAAGAAATCAGGTTTGGTCCCAATACGGATGACCATGATTTTAATTTTAAACTTAACCATGCGAAAAATTTTCTTAAGGATGGAGCCAAAGTAAAAGCCTATGTTCATTTTGTTGGCCGTTCCATTGTATTTAAGGAAAGGGGTGAAATGTTGTTATTGAAATTTGCTCAGGCGTTGGAAGAATTGGGTCAGGTGGAGCAACTTCCCAAAATGGAAGGAAAGCGTATGAACATGTTCATTGCGCCAAAAACCAGTAAGAAATAA